AGCGCATCCTAGTCACCCGGAACTTCGTCTCGTAGATCTTAACGCCACGTGCCGTGCGCAGAGCCAACTCCTTGTTGCCAATGCTAATTAACGCCATTGTGTCCGGCTCCGGATAGTCCACCTGCGCCTCATCGAACTGCAGGCAGCCGTAGGAGGGCAGCTGACGCACCAGGTCCATGTACTCACGCGCTCTTCCCTGCATCTGCAGGCTGTTCAGTTGGCGACCCTCGCCGGGCGTACAGATGACCACCCACTCGCGGTTCACGTCCGCAACGGTCTGGTTGTAGAGCAAATTCAATGCCACTTTGCTTCCAGTTAGCTTGGCATCTCTACTGGAGTCCCAGTAGCAGGTACGCAGCAGCAGTTCGCAGGGCTGTACATGCAGACGCGTTATATACGGCGACTCGAAATCCATGAGGCGTCGCACCAGGTGCAGTTCGCCGGATTTCCTTTGACGTCGCACTAGGAACAGGCAAAAGAAGCGCACCAGCTCATCGGGCAGCTGTAACTCCCGGCAGACGCTCTTGAGCAGCGCACTGGCGTTCTGCTGCACCGAGCAGTTGACCAGGATGCGTTCGCCCGCGGGATTCGTATAGACCTGCACCTCCAGCTGCTGTTCCTCGCAATCGGTGGCGACTTGGCCCTCGGCCAGTGCCGTGTCCAGTTGGGCGCGCTGCAAGAACTGCTGCAAGTGGGCGGATCGGGCCAGACGGTTGTCCTGACCCACCGCCTGCAGGTACTGCTCCAGGGAGCTGCGACGCGCCTCCAGTTGGCCATTGGTGAGCGGTAGGAGGCGTTTGGGTGGAAAGGGCGGCAGGGGGACGCCCACACAGTGCCTGCGCAGCTGGTCGTTCAGCGAGTGCAGCTGTTTGTAGCGCAGGACGCAGTGGTGGATGCCGTTGATGTGTATGTTGTAGGCCGTGTAGGTGGGCGAGGAGCCCAGCTCCTGGGTGTCCGGTATGGAAAAGTGCATCCTGCTGCTGTGCATTGGCACCCGGCCAGCGGATCACACCTGCATTGTCAAGCGGCTCCTCTGCTAAGCGCAGCAATTGCtctcaattcaattaattcgCAGCTTCAATTGTTCACTTTTCGCCCAGATGTGTAACCGTACTCGCATCGTCGCAAAATACCATGCGCGTCGAAAATACCAAAAAAGAGCTGTTTCAAACAAAAAGTTcgttaaaaatgtttaatttgaataagTATAATAGATAAAATacgctcatttaatttgattacttttattagatatatatgtaaacCTAAACATTGGCTTGTAGAGGCTTagaaataatattcattataaattgtgTGAGTATTTAATGTTGAACCTATACACTAgagaatattttattaaattgtcAGTCGCTAACGCAGAAAGGGTTGAATTCAAGTTATGGTtaaattaatatcaaataatattatCATAGGCGATCTCAACAAACATATTGCATTTACAAGTCAACTGGGTACTGAACTTCTCCTTTTAGCATAACCACGCCCGAAGGATTTACCTTCACTTTGATTTTGGTGTTGGGATATAAAACTCCATAGTCAACATTTTCGTAAAGGTCCTAAAGGGATGATAGATATAATAAGATATACAAAATAAGATCAAGTTAAGGTCATATATTTACCTCCACTCTGTAGCCAGAAAAGTTAATCAAGCCCAATTCTTTCAAAGTAACCGAAATATCCGATGGAGTTCCATCAGTTCTTCTATTCACAAAGGCAATTGCGTAGGAGTAAAAGTTTTGATAGAGCGGTCCAATCGGTCTTGACCAGATCTCAATGCCCTTGTGTTTATAAATCCTTCTTCCCTGTATTCCAAGCGGATCTTGATCCACGGCGATTATCTTTCGATTCTGTAGAATGTGTTTAAACTGCGGACGAATCGTTCTCAAATCAACCGACATCAAAAGTGGAGCGGCCAAAATTGACCAAATTGCGAATTGGGTTTTAGCTTGCTCGTAACTCAGTCCGAAATTTCCGATAATCAACTGAAATCGGATTGGGaaaagatataaatatattattcaaaGGTAAAACCTATTAATACCCACCATATCTGGATCGTTCCAATGACCAGGACCTGCGTTGGGCGCTATTACGTCCTGGTTGTTGCCATAATAATCGATTATATTCTCCACGGATGCCCACGAGTCCTGGATGTCGTCATAGTTCCTCCACAGGTTGCAGTGCGTTTGGATGGCCGAGTAGTTTGGCTGTATTCCCGCATAAATCTGATAAACTGGCCAGCTGCAGGAATACACCATCGATTTGCCCGTGCTGTTCAGAAGTCGACCGAAAGTGGAGTAGCCATGATCCATATCGTAGGGCAGAGCATAGCAACCATCTAGCTTCACGTAGTCCACATTCCAGTCCGCGAATTGAAGGGCATCCTTCTCCTCATAACCAATAATGCCCGGATATCCGGCGCAGGTGTAGTTGCCGTAGTCCTCGTAAATTCCAAACTTGAGGCCTCTCGAGTGAAtcttcaaatgcaaatttaacaTAAACATAATCGCTTTCTTTTAAATTCTATACTCACATAATCAGACAAAGCTTTAATGCCGTTCGGAAAACGTTTGCGATCAGCTACCAATTTTCCATCGTGACTGCGATGTTTTTCCAACCAGCAATCGTCGATATTTATGTATTCATAGCCCACAGATGCATATCCATCCGCCACAACAATATCAGTCATGGTTTGAAATAGTTGTTCACTGTAATTACCAATTTATTGGTTTAAGTTAACTAAGTTTAGTTTTGCAAGCTAGACGCTTACCTAATGCAATTATCTGGATCGTTCACGCAATCCGTGTTGCAACGAAATCTCTCCCAGGAAAGCCAACCCATTGGAGGAGTTTTGGCAAGCCCATTGTCGAGGCATTTACCGAAGGTGCTACTCAGTAATATGATCCAAAGAGTAGCTAACATAGTTTTCTAAAAGGAAGTAAATGGGAGAATAGATTGGTACTTGCAAAagtgtttaaataaaaatgattaagTTATTAAGCAGTTTGTAGATAGTCACTTAAGATACATAAATGTATTATATACGTATTAATATATTCTTTCATAATTTAGTTCTTATATTGGATCTGTAGGTTCTGtgtttaaatttatgaaatccAAACCGTCTGGCAACGCCGCACTTTAAGCCAGTCTTACAGGTTCGTTGAACaatgggcaaaaaataaagagcgaaaaaaaagagaaaaaggTCTGTTCCAGTACAAGAGCAGGTCTAAGACTTAGACTCTATATGTGGAACGGAATGGTTCTCGGTCTATTGTGCTCGAGGTATAATGACAACAAAAGGAGCTCAGCTTGATAACAATGGAGCtgtatattaattaattcacgacatggtgttagaaaaaattaccAACAAACGTTAATCTTTAAAGCCAGGAAGCTACTTTCAATTAATAACTAAAATATAACACTTAAACAGTTAATTATGAAGTTTggatcatttaaattaatgtaCATTTACACACTATCTGGCAAATTTGACTTGTTGTGAATTTCATACGTACGTAcacttaaaagaaaaaaataaactagtTTGTGCACAGAAATGTGTGGTACATACCAATGATTTCTATTTGTATATTTGCAGCGCAATTAAGT
The sequence above is a segment of the Drosophila melanogaster chromosome 2L genome. Coding sequences within it:
- the Snx17 gene encoding sorting nexin 17, which gives rise to MHSSRMHFSIPDTQELGSSPTYTAYNIHINGIHHCVLRYKQLHSLNDQLRRHCVGVPLPPFPPKRLLPLTNGQLEARRSSLEQYLQAVGQDNRLARSAHLQQFLQRAQLDTALAEGQVATDCEEQQLEVQVYTNPAGERILVNCSVQQNASALLKSVCRELQLPDELVRFFCLFLVRRQRKSGELHLVRRLMDFESPYITRLHVQPCELLLRTCYWDSSRDAKLTGSKVALNLLYNQTVADVNREWVVICTPGEGRQLNSLQMQGRAREYMDLVRQLPSYGCLQFDEAQVDYPEPDTMALISIGNKELALRTARGVKIYETKFRVTRMRSWRVSVTHITLESRLEPTHLQLAFEYLIGKQTLRWITINSDQAMLMSVCLQAMVDELLQRGAGSGKDQNSDEEQEQNAVTSSSSTPSSTCSTSTWASSTCSTSTAPTTPPVRFLSEDSAPRSKPRLTTSRTFGAVFFRNDVVDNGARVANGAFEGIGDDDL
- the CG5731 gene encoding uncharacterized protein, which translates into the protein MLATLWIILLSSTFGKCLDNGLAKTPPMGWLSWERFRCNTDCVNDPDNCISEQLFQTMTDIVVADGYASVGYEYINIDDCWLEKHRSHDGKLVADRKRFPNGIKALSDYIHSRGLKFGIYEDYGNYTCAGYPGIIGYEEKDALQFADWNVDYVKLDGCYALPYDMDHGYSTFGRLLNSTGKSMVYSCSWPVYQIYAGIQPNYSAIQTHCNLWRNYDDIQDSWASVENIIDYYGNNQDVIAPNAGPGHWNDPDMLIIGNFGLSYEQAKTQFAIWSILAAPLLMSVDLRTIRPQFKHILQNRKIIAVDQDPLGIQGRRIYKHKGIEIWSRPIGPLYQNFYSYAIAFVNRRTDGTPSDISVTLKELGLINFSGYRVEDLYENVDYGVLYPNTKIKVKVNPSGVVMLKGEVQYPVDL